The Setaria italica strain Yugu1 chromosome IX, Setaria_italica_v2.0, whole genome shotgun sequence genome has a window encoding:
- the LOC101779341 gene encoding ubiquitin-activating enzyme E1 3 isoform X2, producing MLSGQMIFGINNLSTAKNLALAGVKSVTLHDAGNVEMWDLSGNFFLSEDDIGKNRAVACAAKLQELNNAVDISALTEELTTEHLSKFQVAVFTDISLDKAFQFDDYCRSHQPPISFIKTEVRGLFGSVFCDFGPEFAVHDFDGEDPHTGIIASISNDNPATVYCIDDERLDFQEGDLVVFSEVQGMIELNDGKPRKIIRSRPYSFCIEEDTNNFGIYTKGGIVMQVKEQMVVEFKSLRDSIREPGNFPLSDCLKFDRPPLLHFAFLALDKFRKEFGRFPAVGCAQDGQRIVEFTASFNEATIDYKIEGKLDEKLLRLFASGSRAVLNPMAAIFGGIVGQEVVKACSGKFQPLYQFFYLDSVESLPTHQLDPKDLKPLNSRYDAQISVFGSRLQKKLRDANVFVVGSGALGCEFLKNLALMGVSCSRKGKLTITDDDVIEKSNLSSQFLFRDWNIGQAKSTVAATAASAINSCLHIDALQNRACPETEHVFHDAFWEGLDVVINALDNVNARMYMDMRCLYFQKPLLESGTLGTKCNTQMVIPHLTENYGASQDPPEKQAPMCTVHSFPHNIDHCVTWARSEFEGLLDKTPNEVNSFLSNPTQYAAAMKKAGDAQARELLERVRECLEKERCERFEDCITWARLKFEDYFSNRVKQLTFTFPEDAATSTGAPFWSAPKRFPRPLEFSTTDLSHVQFIMAASILRAVSFGITVPDWAKSTTNLIDAISKVYVPEFKPKSGVKIETDEKANNISSASVDDAAVIEDLLAKLEASAKKLPPGFRLKPIHFEKDDDTNFHMDLIAGLANMRARNYGIQEVDRLKAKFIAGRIIPAIATSTAMATGLVCLELYKVLAGGHPVEDYHNTFSNLALPMLTKSEPLPPTVIKHKGMRWTVWDRWSIKGDITVAELLKWLSDKGLSAYSVSCGTSLLYNTMFPRHKDRLSRKIADVAKEVAKVDVPEYRKHLDVVVACEDDKGKDIDIPLISIYFR from the exons ATGTTATCTGGACAAATGATCTTTGGAATTAATAACCTTTCAACAGCAAAGAATCTTGCTCTGGCTGGTGTTAAGTCTGTCACCCTACATGATGCGGGAAATGTGGAAATGTGGGACCTATCGGGCAATTTCTTTCTATCTGAGGATGACATTGGGAAGAACAGGGCTGTTGCTTGTGCTGCAAAGCTTCAAGAACTTAACAATGCTGTCGATATATCTGCTTTAACAGAAGAATTGACCACCGAGCACCTTTCAAAGTTCCAG GTGGCTGTTTTCACTGACATTAGTCTGGACAAGGCGTTTCAATTCGATGATTATTGTCGCAGCCACCAGCCGCCAATTTCCTTTATCAAAACAGAAGTCCGTGGTCTTTTTGGTAGTGTCTTTTGTGACTTTGGGCCTGAGTTCGCTGTTCATGATTTTGATGGTGAAGATCCGCATACTGGCATAATTGCATCAATCAGCAATGACAATCCTGCAACGGTGTACTGTATTGATGATGAGCGCCTTGATTTCCAGGAAGGTGATCTTGTTGTTTTCTCAGAGGTCCAGGGAATGATTGAACTGAATGATGGCAAGCCAAGGAAGATAATACGTTCAAGACCATATTCGTTCTGCATCGAGGAGGATACAAATAACTTTGGCATCTATACAAAAGGTGGAATTGTTATGCAGGTGAAAGAACAAATGGTTGTAGAATTTAAGAGTTTGAGAGATTCTATTAGagaacctggcaatttccctCTGAGTGATTGTTTGAAGTTTGACCGCCCACCTCTGCTTCATTTTGCATTCCTAGCTTTGGATAAATTTAGGAAAGAGTTTGGACGTTTCCCTGCTGTTGGTTGTGCCCAGGATGGCCAAAGGATTGTGGAGTTCACTGCTTCTTTCAATGAAGCCACAATTGATTACAAGATTGAAGGTAAGCTTGATGAGAAGTTGCTGCGGCTTTTTGCAAGTGGTTCTAGAGCTGTCCTGAACCCAATGGCTGCTATTTTTGGTGGAATTGTTGGTCAAGAAGTTGTGAAGGCATGTTCTGGAAAATTTCAGCCACTGTACCAG TTCTTCTACTTGGATTCGGTTGAATCTCTGCCAACCCATCAATTGGACCCTAAAGACTTGAAGCCATTGAATAGCCGCTATGATGCTCAGATTTCTGTTTTTGGCTCTAGGCTTCAAAAAAAGCTGCGAGATGCCAATGTCTTTGTTGTGGGATCTGGTGCTCTTGGATGCGAATTCCTGAAGAACCTGGCTTTAATGGGAGTATCTTGCAGCCGTAAAGGGAAACTAACTATAACAGATGATGATGTCATTGAGAAAAGTAACTTGAGCAGCCAATTTCTGTTTCGTGATTGGAATATTGGACAGGCTAAATCTACAGTTGCAGCTACAGCAGCTAGTGCTATCAATTCCTGCCTTCACATTGATGCTCTCCAGAATCGTGCTTGTCCAGAGACCGAGCATGTGTTCCATGATGCATTCTGGGAGGGCCTTGATGTTGTCATCAATGCACTTGATAATGTTAATGCTAGGATGTACATGGACATGAGATGCTTATACTTCCAGAAACCACTCTTGGAATCTGGAACGTTGGGTACTAAATGTAATACACAAATGGTAATTCCTCACCTTACTGAAAATTATGGGGCTTCACAAGACCCTCCTGAGAAGCAGGCACCCATGTGCACAGTCCATTCATTTCCGCACAATATTGACCATTGTGTGACATGGGCTCGCTCAGAATTTGAGGGTCTGCTAGATAAAACTCCAAATGAAGTCAACTCTTTTCTGTCTAATCCTACGCAATATGCTGCTGCCATGAAAAAGGCTGGTGATGCTCAGGCCAGAGAATTGCTTGAGCGTGTACGTGAATGCCTTGAGAAGGAGCGCTgtgaaagatttgaagattgcATAACCTGGGCAAGACTGAA ATTTGAAGATTACTTCTCTAATCGTGTGAAGCAGCTAACATTCACATTTCCTGAAGATGCCGCCACTAGCACGGGAGCCCCTTTCTGGTCTGCTCCAAAGCGTTTCCCTCGCCCGCTGGAATTTTCAACTACGGATTTATCACACGTTCAGTTTATAATGGCCGCTTCCATATTGAGAGCAGTGTCTTTTGGAATCACTGTACCTGACTGGGCAAAGAGCACTACTAATCTGATCGATGCAATCAGTAAAGTTTACGTACCTGAATTTAAGCCAAAGAGTGGGGTTAAGATTGAGACAGATGAAAAGGCCAATAACATCTCCAGTGCCTCAGTTGATGATGCCGCTGTTATTGAAGACCTTTTAGCCAAGTTGGAAGCATCTGCCAAGAAACTACCTCCAGGATTCCGATTGAAACCTATTCATTTTGAGAAG GATGATGATACAAATTTCCACATGGACTTGATTGCTGGCCTCGCAAATATGCGCGCAAGGAACTACGGCATCCAAGAGGTCGACAGGCTGAAGGCGAAGTTTATTGCTGGAAGGATCATCCCGGCTATTGCAACTTCAACAGCCATGGCCACAGGACTTGTGTGCCTTGAGCTTTACAAGGTTCTGGCCGGTGGGCACCCAGTCGAAGACTACCACAATACATTTTCTAACCTGGCGCTACCGATGCTCACCAAATCTGAACCTCTTCCACCCACTGTGATCAAGCATAAAGGTATGAGGTGGACCGTATGGGATCGATGGTCTATCAAGGGTGACATCACAGTTGCAGAGCTACTGAAGTGGTTAAGTGACAAGGGCCTGAGCGCTTACAGTGTCTCCTGCGGCACATCGTTGCTGTACAACACAATGTTCCCAAGGCACAAGGATCGATTGAGCAGGAAGATTGCGGATGTTGCCAAGGAGGTGGCAAAGGTTGACGTCCCAGAATACAGGAAGCATCTGGATGTCGTCGTTGCTTGTGAGGATGACAAAGGGAAGGACATCGACATTCCTCTTATCTCCATTTACTTCCGATAG
- the LOC101778934 gene encoding probable inactive receptor-like protein kinase At3g56050 isoform X1: MERRRSPRLLLQVFFLLAASSPLGSAGIGGLGVGPESNGASVSPRNSRRLLQIGDGNEDSLFHLPHARTFSHKSRSRKRAPTPAAAPTSAPSPSPFISPPESSPSTSPHASGSMPRQSPSHHHPTAAPPHLDRSRPTTKPDEHDRSVETPVHSSHKHSWTTYGLVAAGIAVFILVSAASVLCFRAKKMGTVRPWATGLSGQLQKAFVTGVPSLQRSELETACEDFSNIIGSTSSCMLYKGTLSSGVEIAVASSLVTSAKDWSKENESQYRKKITSLSKVSHKNFMNLLGYCEEEHPFTRVMVFEYAPNGTLFEHLHIREAEKLDWMARLRISMGIAYCLEHMHQLKTPVVPRNFDSTTIYLTDDFAAKVSDLEFWNDAKGHNSTNDNLTSSSDLESVVRKYGIVLLEILTGRAPHSEVDGPLEHWASRYFDGQMRLEELIDPSMGSFPEDAARALCEVVRSCIDPDPKKRPRMAEVAARMREITALGPDGATPKVSPLWWAELEIMSSET; this comes from the exons atggagcggcggcggtcacCGAGGCTGCTGCTCCAAGTGTTCTTCTTGCTCGCCGCTTCTTCTCCGCTCGGGAGTGCAG GGATTGGAGGCCTCGGAGTTGGCCCGGAGAGCAATGGAGCTTCCGTTAGTCCTAG GAATTCCAGAAGGCTGTTGCAGATTGGAGATGGAAACGAAGATAGCCTATTTCATCTCCCACATGCAAGGACTTTCTCACACAAGAGCAGATCTCGTAAAAGAGCTCCAacgccagcagcagcaccaacgTCTGCTCCATCACCGTCACCATTCATATCCCCACCAGAAAGCTCACCTTCTACATCACCACATGCTTCAGGATCCATGCCACGCCAATCTCCTTCACACCATCATCCAACTGCAGCCCCTCCACATTTGGACAGGTCTAGGCCTACAACTAAGCCGGACGAACACGATCGTTCAGTTGAAACTCCAGTTCATTCTTCGCATAAACATTCCTGGACAACCTATGGTTTGGTTGCAGCAGGGATTGCTGTTTTCATTCTGGTATCAGCAGCCAGTGTTCTCTGCTTCCGAGCTAAGAAAATGGGAACTGTGAGGCCATGGGCGACAGGTCTCAGTGGTCAATTGCAGAAAGCCTTTGTAACTG GTGTACCTTCATTGCAACGGTCAGAGCTGGAAACAGCATGTGAGGATTTCAGCAATATAATTGGTTCTACCTCTAGCTGCATGCTGTACAAGGGGACCTTGTCCAGTGGAGTTGAAATTGCAGTGGCCTCAAGCTTGGTAACATCTGCTAAGGATTGGTCGAAAGAAAATGAATCACAGTACAGGAAGAAG ATCACAAGTTTGTCCAAAGTAAGCCACAAGAATTTTATGAATTTGCTTGGCTACTGCGAGGAAGAGCATCCATTTACCAGAGTGATGGTATTTGAATATGCTCCAAATGGGACACTTTTTGAGCATCTCCACA TCAGGGAAGCAGAGAAGCTTGACTGGATGGCACGGCTCAGGATATCCATGGGCATTGCTTACTGTCTTGAGCACATGCATCAGCTGAAAACACCAGTTGTGCCTAGGAATTTCGACTCTACTACGATATACCTTACGGATGACTTTGCTGCAAAAGTCTCAGATCTTGAATTTTGGAATGATGCAAAGGGACATAATTCAACCAACGACAACCTCACATCATCATCGGACCTGGAAAGTGTTGTGCGCAAGTATGGCATAGTGCTGCTGGAAATATTGACCGGACGAGCTCCCCATTCTGAGGTGGATGGGCCACTTGAACACTGGGCTTCACGCTACTTCGACGGCCAGATGCGTCTTGAGGAGCTGATTGACCCCAGCATGGGTTCCTTCCCCGAAGACGCTGCGCGTGCGCTTTGCGAGGTTGTAAGGTCCTGCATTGATCCAGATCCAAAGAAGAGACCACGGATGGCAGAGGTTGCAGCTCGGATGAGAGAGATCACTGCGTTGGGGCCTGACGGAGCGACTCCGAAGGTGTCGCCGCTGTGGTGGGCGGAGCTTGAGATCATGTCTTCTGAGACCTGA
- the LOC101778934 gene encoding probable inactive receptor-like protein kinase At3g56050 isoform X2 yields the protein MERRRSPRLLLQVFFLLAASSPLGSAGIGGLGVGPESNGASVSPRRLLQIGDGNEDSLFHLPHARTFSHKSRSRKRAPTPAAAPTSAPSPSPFISPPESSPSTSPHASGSMPRQSPSHHHPTAAPPHLDRSRPTTKPDEHDRSVETPVHSSHKHSWTTYGLVAAGIAVFILVSAASVLCFRAKKMGTVRPWATGLSGQLQKAFVTGVPSLQRSELETACEDFSNIIGSTSSCMLYKGTLSSGVEIAVASSLVTSAKDWSKENESQYRKKITSLSKVSHKNFMNLLGYCEEEHPFTRVMVFEYAPNGTLFEHLHIREAEKLDWMARLRISMGIAYCLEHMHQLKTPVVPRNFDSTTIYLTDDFAAKVSDLEFWNDAKGHNSTNDNLTSSSDLESVVRKYGIVLLEILTGRAPHSEVDGPLEHWASRYFDGQMRLEELIDPSMGSFPEDAARALCEVVRSCIDPDPKKRPRMAEVAARMREITALGPDGATPKVSPLWWAELEIMSSET from the exons atggagcggcggcggtcacCGAGGCTGCTGCTCCAAGTGTTCTTCTTGCTCGCCGCTTCTTCTCCGCTCGGGAGTGCAG GGATTGGAGGCCTCGGAGTTGGCCCGGAGAGCAATGGAGCTTCCGTTAGTCCTAG AAGGCTGTTGCAGATTGGAGATGGAAACGAAGATAGCCTATTTCATCTCCCACATGCAAGGACTTTCTCACACAAGAGCAGATCTCGTAAAAGAGCTCCAacgccagcagcagcaccaacgTCTGCTCCATCACCGTCACCATTCATATCCCCACCAGAAAGCTCACCTTCTACATCACCACATGCTTCAGGATCCATGCCACGCCAATCTCCTTCACACCATCATCCAACTGCAGCCCCTCCACATTTGGACAGGTCTAGGCCTACAACTAAGCCGGACGAACACGATCGTTCAGTTGAAACTCCAGTTCATTCTTCGCATAAACATTCCTGGACAACCTATGGTTTGGTTGCAGCAGGGATTGCTGTTTTCATTCTGGTATCAGCAGCCAGTGTTCTCTGCTTCCGAGCTAAGAAAATGGGAACTGTGAGGCCATGGGCGACAGGTCTCAGTGGTCAATTGCAGAAAGCCTTTGTAACTG GTGTACCTTCATTGCAACGGTCAGAGCTGGAAACAGCATGTGAGGATTTCAGCAATATAATTGGTTCTACCTCTAGCTGCATGCTGTACAAGGGGACCTTGTCCAGTGGAGTTGAAATTGCAGTGGCCTCAAGCTTGGTAACATCTGCTAAGGATTGGTCGAAAGAAAATGAATCACAGTACAGGAAGAAG ATCACAAGTTTGTCCAAAGTAAGCCACAAGAATTTTATGAATTTGCTTGGCTACTGCGAGGAAGAGCATCCATTTACCAGAGTGATGGTATTTGAATATGCTCCAAATGGGACACTTTTTGAGCATCTCCACA TCAGGGAAGCAGAGAAGCTTGACTGGATGGCACGGCTCAGGATATCCATGGGCATTGCTTACTGTCTTGAGCACATGCATCAGCTGAAAACACCAGTTGTGCCTAGGAATTTCGACTCTACTACGATATACCTTACGGATGACTTTGCTGCAAAAGTCTCAGATCTTGAATTTTGGAATGATGCAAAGGGACATAATTCAACCAACGACAACCTCACATCATCATCGGACCTGGAAAGTGTTGTGCGCAAGTATGGCATAGTGCTGCTGGAAATATTGACCGGACGAGCTCCCCATTCTGAGGTGGATGGGCCACTTGAACACTGGGCTTCACGCTACTTCGACGGCCAGATGCGTCTTGAGGAGCTGATTGACCCCAGCATGGGTTCCTTCCCCGAAGACGCTGCGCGTGCGCTTTGCGAGGTTGTAAGGTCCTGCATTGATCCAGATCCAAAGAAGAGACCACGGATGGCAGAGGTTGCAGCTCGGATGAGAGAGATCACTGCGTTGGGGCCTGACGGAGCGACTCCGAAGGTGTCGCCGCTGTGGTGGGCGGAGCTTGAGATCATGTCTTCTGAGACCTGA
- the LOC101779341 gene encoding ubiquitin-activating enzyme E1 3 isoform X1 has protein sequence MVAGEEAGGGGGSGNMSGVAEIDEDLHSRQLAVYGRETMRRLFASNVLISGLNGLGAEIAKNLALAGVKSVTLHDAGNVEMWDLSGNFFLSEDDIGKNRAVACAAKLQELNNAVDISALTEELTTEHLSKFQVAVFTDISLDKAFQFDDYCRSHQPPISFIKTEVRGLFGSVFCDFGPEFAVHDFDGEDPHTGIIASISNDNPATVYCIDDERLDFQEGDLVVFSEVQGMIELNDGKPRKIIRSRPYSFCIEEDTNNFGIYTKGGIVMQVKEQMVVEFKSLRDSIREPGNFPLSDCLKFDRPPLLHFAFLALDKFRKEFGRFPAVGCAQDGQRIVEFTASFNEATIDYKIEGKLDEKLLRLFASGSRAVLNPMAAIFGGIVGQEVVKACSGKFQPLYQFFYLDSVESLPTHQLDPKDLKPLNSRYDAQISVFGSRLQKKLRDANVFVVGSGALGCEFLKNLALMGVSCSRKGKLTITDDDVIEKSNLSSQFLFRDWNIGQAKSTVAATAASAINSCLHIDALQNRACPETEHVFHDAFWEGLDVVINALDNVNARMYMDMRCLYFQKPLLESGTLGTKCNTQMVIPHLTENYGASQDPPEKQAPMCTVHSFPHNIDHCVTWARSEFEGLLDKTPNEVNSFLSNPTQYAAAMKKAGDAQARELLERVRECLEKERCERFEDCITWARLKFEDYFSNRVKQLTFTFPEDAATSTGAPFWSAPKRFPRPLEFSTTDLSHVQFIMAASILRAVSFGITVPDWAKSTTNLIDAISKVYVPEFKPKSGVKIETDEKANNISSASVDDAAVIEDLLAKLEASAKKLPPGFRLKPIHFEKDDDTNFHMDLIAGLANMRARNYGIQEVDRLKAKFIAGRIIPAIATSTAMATGLVCLELYKVLAGGHPVEDYHNTFSNLALPMLTKSEPLPPTVIKHKGMRWTVWDRWSIKGDITVAELLKWLSDKGLSAYSVSCGTSLLYNTMFPRHKDRLSRKIADVAKEVAKVDVPEYRKHLDVVVACEDDKGKDIDIPLISIYFR, from the exons ATGGtggccggggaggaggcgggcggcggcggggggagcGGCAATATGAGCGGGGTGGCGGAGATCGATGAGGACCTGCACAGCAGGCAGCTTGCCGTGTACGGGAGGGAGACGATGCGGCGGCTGTTCGCGTCCAACGTGCTCATCTCCGGTCTGAACGGGCTTGGAGCTGAGATCG CAAAGAATCTTGCTCTGGCTGGTGTTAAGTCTGTCACCCTACATGATGCGGGAAATGTGGAAATGTGGGACCTATCGGGCAATTTCTTTCTATCTGAGGATGACATTGGGAAGAACAGGGCTGTTGCTTGTGCTGCAAAGCTTCAAGAACTTAACAATGCTGTCGATATATCTGCTTTAACAGAAGAATTGACCACCGAGCACCTTTCAAAGTTCCAG GTGGCTGTTTTCACTGACATTAGTCTGGACAAGGCGTTTCAATTCGATGATTATTGTCGCAGCCACCAGCCGCCAATTTCCTTTATCAAAACAGAAGTCCGTGGTCTTTTTGGTAGTGTCTTTTGTGACTTTGGGCCTGAGTTCGCTGTTCATGATTTTGATGGTGAAGATCCGCATACTGGCATAATTGCATCAATCAGCAATGACAATCCTGCAACGGTGTACTGTATTGATGATGAGCGCCTTGATTTCCAGGAAGGTGATCTTGTTGTTTTCTCAGAGGTCCAGGGAATGATTGAACTGAATGATGGCAAGCCAAGGAAGATAATACGTTCAAGACCATATTCGTTCTGCATCGAGGAGGATACAAATAACTTTGGCATCTATACAAAAGGTGGAATTGTTATGCAGGTGAAAGAACAAATGGTTGTAGAATTTAAGAGTTTGAGAGATTCTATTAGagaacctggcaatttccctCTGAGTGATTGTTTGAAGTTTGACCGCCCACCTCTGCTTCATTTTGCATTCCTAGCTTTGGATAAATTTAGGAAAGAGTTTGGACGTTTCCCTGCTGTTGGTTGTGCCCAGGATGGCCAAAGGATTGTGGAGTTCACTGCTTCTTTCAATGAAGCCACAATTGATTACAAGATTGAAGGTAAGCTTGATGAGAAGTTGCTGCGGCTTTTTGCAAGTGGTTCTAGAGCTGTCCTGAACCCAATGGCTGCTATTTTTGGTGGAATTGTTGGTCAAGAAGTTGTGAAGGCATGTTCTGGAAAATTTCAGCCACTGTACCAG TTCTTCTACTTGGATTCGGTTGAATCTCTGCCAACCCATCAATTGGACCCTAAAGACTTGAAGCCATTGAATAGCCGCTATGATGCTCAGATTTCTGTTTTTGGCTCTAGGCTTCAAAAAAAGCTGCGAGATGCCAATGTCTTTGTTGTGGGATCTGGTGCTCTTGGATGCGAATTCCTGAAGAACCTGGCTTTAATGGGAGTATCTTGCAGCCGTAAAGGGAAACTAACTATAACAGATGATGATGTCATTGAGAAAAGTAACTTGAGCAGCCAATTTCTGTTTCGTGATTGGAATATTGGACAGGCTAAATCTACAGTTGCAGCTACAGCAGCTAGTGCTATCAATTCCTGCCTTCACATTGATGCTCTCCAGAATCGTGCTTGTCCAGAGACCGAGCATGTGTTCCATGATGCATTCTGGGAGGGCCTTGATGTTGTCATCAATGCACTTGATAATGTTAATGCTAGGATGTACATGGACATGAGATGCTTATACTTCCAGAAACCACTCTTGGAATCTGGAACGTTGGGTACTAAATGTAATACACAAATGGTAATTCCTCACCTTACTGAAAATTATGGGGCTTCACAAGACCCTCCTGAGAAGCAGGCACCCATGTGCACAGTCCATTCATTTCCGCACAATATTGACCATTGTGTGACATGGGCTCGCTCAGAATTTGAGGGTCTGCTAGATAAAACTCCAAATGAAGTCAACTCTTTTCTGTCTAATCCTACGCAATATGCTGCTGCCATGAAAAAGGCTGGTGATGCTCAGGCCAGAGAATTGCTTGAGCGTGTACGTGAATGCCTTGAGAAGGAGCGCTgtgaaagatttgaagattgcATAACCTGGGCAAGACTGAA ATTTGAAGATTACTTCTCTAATCGTGTGAAGCAGCTAACATTCACATTTCCTGAAGATGCCGCCACTAGCACGGGAGCCCCTTTCTGGTCTGCTCCAAAGCGTTTCCCTCGCCCGCTGGAATTTTCAACTACGGATTTATCACACGTTCAGTTTATAATGGCCGCTTCCATATTGAGAGCAGTGTCTTTTGGAATCACTGTACCTGACTGGGCAAAGAGCACTACTAATCTGATCGATGCAATCAGTAAAGTTTACGTACCTGAATTTAAGCCAAAGAGTGGGGTTAAGATTGAGACAGATGAAAAGGCCAATAACATCTCCAGTGCCTCAGTTGATGATGCCGCTGTTATTGAAGACCTTTTAGCCAAGTTGGAAGCATCTGCCAAGAAACTACCTCCAGGATTCCGATTGAAACCTATTCATTTTGAGAAG GATGATGATACAAATTTCCACATGGACTTGATTGCTGGCCTCGCAAATATGCGCGCAAGGAACTACGGCATCCAAGAGGTCGACAGGCTGAAGGCGAAGTTTATTGCTGGAAGGATCATCCCGGCTATTGCAACTTCAACAGCCATGGCCACAGGACTTGTGTGCCTTGAGCTTTACAAGGTTCTGGCCGGTGGGCACCCAGTCGAAGACTACCACAATACATTTTCTAACCTGGCGCTACCGATGCTCACCAAATCTGAACCTCTTCCACCCACTGTGATCAAGCATAAAGGTATGAGGTGGACCGTATGGGATCGATGGTCTATCAAGGGTGACATCACAGTTGCAGAGCTACTGAAGTGGTTAAGTGACAAGGGCCTGAGCGCTTACAGTGTCTCCTGCGGCACATCGTTGCTGTACAACACAATGTTCCCAAGGCACAAGGATCGATTGAGCAGGAAGATTGCGGATGTTGCCAAGGAGGTGGCAAAGGTTGACGTCCCAGAATACAGGAAGCATCTGGATGTCGTCGTTGCTTGTGAGGATGACAAAGGGAAGGACATCGACATTCCTCTTATCTCCATTTACTTCCGATAG